ATTCCAAGAAATTATCATCTATTAGGTCATTCTATatattttcttggttaaaaaTGATGGAATTTAAGCATGTAATCATTGCACCACATTCGCAGGGATATTTTCATCATTATTAAGACAAAATAGTATACTGGGCTAAataaaatttcagaaaattttaGTGACCATTAGCatgcttttgtgaaaaaaaaagcaaaaaatatatataacaaaAGATATCACCGCAGTCCTAaatattttaagaaataatagAGGGTTCGTATAAATTAGGTGTTTATCAAAAACTTTAttgtaatattatattttacaaattttattGTACAATTATATCTTGGtgtgtttttcaaaatttataattttggtatattttatgataatttttgggtattttaaTTTCACTCTTTAGATCAACTTCCACATCATATTTAGACTCTAATTTCTTTAGATAGTTTTAGCTTTCTCTATTTTAGAACTATTCATGTAAGAGAGCAGTACtcctttttgcttttctattTTATTAGAGATAAGGTTTATGTCCCCCTCTTCATTGGTTCTTAGTTATATTTTcatatttcataaaataaaaaactagcATCCCTCTCCCGTGTATGAGATTTgccaataaattaaaaaaaaactattcttCTGTTTTCTGATTCTTTGCTTCTCCCTTCTTCCACCTTCCTCTTCTCTCACCATCTTACCTTCCCTGTTCTGCCTTTCCCCTGCCACCTCCCCTATTCTCCTCTTTCTCCaccctttcttttccctcctcTGTCTTTCCTTTTCTCCCTTCTTCCTTCTCATCTCTTCAAGCACTTCACTATTCTCTTCCCACCTCTTTACCCTTCCCTGCCACCTTTTTCCCCTTTGGTTTCCCCCATTTTTTCATACCCTTGCCTTCTCTTCCCCTCTCAAAATTGGTTGCACAACCAAATTTGAAATAGAGAAGGGAGGCGGGGGGTGATTGAGAGGGGGGAAATCAGAAGGGAGAGActatgacgcccccacttctccctaaggcgaatcaaagggtatccacgggacgcctgtccaactctcgtcaggactcactacaatccacaatttAAAAGTtcggaatacttcaaataacttcaatacataattaaagtactccaaaatatctcacacttacaattaatcaactctcaagcttaatacaacccaaaagaatatttactacagccatctgctgtaatacaacttaaaatctTCAAGAGAaagcaatctagtactattcacgaaaACTCTTGGTTTCGAACCCTGTTAAAGAAACCcaaaacgtgggatgagctacacagcccagtgaggttctaagacactctagcagttctaataaatcaagtaattgagcatactgcgtgtatggttcaaggttgcacattggcatattaacatgagacaataatcattgtacgagtaatttcagcatatcacaggtatggcacatttgcatgaaacggttatcattatgtaaaataaacacacattgaaggatacggtgttctattggaaccatttcggtcaactgcaTCTTATAACTTCCGGTCCCCACGGTACTGTCTGGCCATCgtcttatccctccagtggtaatactcgagtataccgaaacggtggcttagggttccaacctacccgaccgaacccagtcctggctcgagtaggtcagtaaccaagggtagggcccaagttcagcttagagcttacaacatgcacaagtaatcaaataacttgGCTAACgataaaaatttattcttttggtaggtcgagtgagataaagtacacactcgccttaaaatggtggacaatttcatatgagcaattactagcaacaattaatacataaacacataagcaatatttgataatttcatgtgaacatgtaatttacggtaattAAGTAATCAAGTACCAGGTAATCAAGTAGATAGGAAAACGGTAAGAAATTACGGTAAACGGTAACGGTTGACGGTTAACGGTTTACGGTTGACGGTTAACGGTAGTAAtcacggttaattggtagacattagtcattttaataggccgccattggccgtTTCCCACTTTTACcgcttaagagtcgaggagattcattccaaccgacttatgcagccatagcataattaatcatttaaacacatcacataaatatgcaattcaagtattttatgtcgagtaattcaagtatacattacttaaatatgcatgagtatggtaaatacttaacatgtagcacttaacacttaatgatcatGGATTAAGCATGatagacttattcaaattacgtactcctatatggaacactcacctattgcaACAAAAGAGTAAGTGCGTATACAATCCTTCaggtgttcccctcgagatcctcttgaaggtctccttgagcacctgagcaaacaatagttgTCTATTACACACCATCGCTAAAATCCCTTACTTATCGTGAAGGTTGTACTAGTGTTCATtctaaggagaattcatgaattgagcCTTAATTATTTATAGTCGAGACTCGGAAATGGGTTttaaaaacacaagagaaatttgattctcgcctttgaaatcaaatgtaaaacggtctagcaatatcggagtaaaatggagagtttgaaaccctcaatttcctttaagttcagaaatttcagattcggcaagcaaactttgaaaaatcagatctcactctctatcagtccaaaattggaaaacttggtaccgttggaaattacttccaaagtactaaaagtttctataagacacttttccatgattccaaacggaaggtattcaaaaattggctcaaagttgctgttttgaacatgaagacagctttcggggttggttttttgcCAACTTTGggaattcggcaaaattcactcaatttgaactagcctttgaaatttggaactctattagagttgcaatcaaagtttaaaatggaacaagcggaatgagaattgaagttttgagcaccaagatatggtagctcaaagttacccaaatttctttgttaaataagggtttttccaaaatcaagtcacgaactttggaagtttagttgagaaatgaaacggcctcggaataacaccaaaattagcagtgcAACACTATCATATAAGGgttattcctctatcaaatttcatagaGAAATAAGTACAGAAAGTGGGTTAACAAaaccgttgaaatcacaagaaattctaaggctaagctgtctttgaacttccgttttgccgtttccaaacatttggtcaaggaacatctcaaacatggttcattccaGTAGAAAATGTCCAAAATATGTTCAAGGTACATTCGATAGATGATTTACAATAAGAAACtttggataacaagtcccaaaccgtagttagtttcaaatctgtccaaaacactgttttcgttcacaaagtcagttttgaatttcgatcataaatcactcaattcaactcggaattgagcgtggttgtgGAGTTAGAAAATATACTCATAaggctatattttctcagaagaaaccattttcaaaatctgtccataaatAGCTTATTCGTGAGCATCAATTTGCAACTCGTGTGCTGCCTTCCAagaagcaacgaaacaggacagtggattTCAAACGAATGATTTGGCTCACTCAAatggaaccagaatgtgcattttataccgttagaaatctGTCTGTCTTTTCCTGCAAATGGCACTCGATTCCGATTCATAAAAAATATAGCCGAGCCAAACACACTGCCTGAGTGATATGGGATAAATTTTCAGATTGCTAAGCTGtcgtaaatccaacatttgggtgaccaaatcaagttatttttcaatgaaactttttacacaaccaatataacatgtaaacaacataatcaagccattagaacctcaaaattttgcacaaaagtggtcggacaaggcaggggtaaaatgatcacttttgctccaagcacctcctttgattttctaccaacaattcaacattaatccactaatataagtactaaaccaccattaatttcatcatcaatcatcaaatcagtctttccatcaaagtgggagttcatagagcccactcaccaattttacaacattttaaagctacccatgagaatccaagagctcatgagtgtaatctaacttccataaatcaagaattaagaggttgatcgttcattacctctcttgatgactaaatcagaatttttggtcactttgaagctcaagaaaaccgtggaaatgaagcCCCTTTTCTAGCTTAAGATGATCGCCAAGTGTTTAGTTAGGTGTGgttcaattttggtttgatttggtgaaagtttggtgaggatttgatgaagaaaaatgaagaactttggtGTTGTTTCCTTCTCTTGATGCACGGCTGTTTTGGGAGCAAAGAGGAAGAGTGTTGCACGCCACTTTTGGGTGATAAATTGAAGGGTTTTGATCTAGTGTGATGCTCCCATGAAAAATTCAATAATGTTTGGCccaaaatgctccaaaagtcaactaaggatACGCGTgcttcgtgctcgattcctctcgggtttatttcactagtgcactaaatctctaatgcacttatattcatactattattattcactcttaataatctagaaataaatttcttaagtccctcaattaaatcgcgcgtgtgaaaacgcgcatttccaatttgtgcgcgatagagtgaaatctccaagaaattcctaTAACGATTGTaccactaactaatacttgaatacttaaacatgaaaatatctatttttaagactaatgtataagtatccaattttttccgaacttattGTATCATCAAATCGGTCactgtctccaaacgcgtattcactattttcactaaacgaacttccaaaaattaatttccacaacaagtcattttaaaaatataagaaagtcatagttccatgtaattgggtctaaaaaggttagaaaataatattcggagtaaactgaaaattaaatatttaaataagcttgtaacaggagtttaaaataaataaattttgcgagtcctcacgacttttcttaatctactattgatcattcttatttttccaaaattaatacactctcaattaaaatatagtctcgaaaaatatgtattcattattccggactaaacgagttttcgaaaagtaatttttttttctaataaaacgctttaaaaacataagagatgcgtttttccatataaatggattttaaatagtcgaattaaataattaattaagccagtaaaataaattaaattaaggaaattttcgggtcctcacagagaCAAGGGAAAAATAACATTTTCAATAGAGGGAAAAAGTTGGAAGGGAAGGGTGGTGGAGGAAAAAATAGACGGAGAAAAGTGGAGTCCATCATTTGAATAAcattttcaatgttttctttccttttctttcacaTTGAATCTAATCAAAATTGATGGAATCTATTTTCCTCTACTCTCatgttcttttctctctacTAGAGTTCgctttttccctttcctttccATCCCCTTTTCTTCAATCCAAATGGTATCTAAAGGATCGTAatttttctcctctttttttttgaattttttattattcaagTCATTCTTTTTGCTAAaatacttttatattttttccaaTGATTTAGGAATACTATGATTCCTTATGTTATAACTTCTTGTTAAGAAATTTCTTTATGTTTTAACTCTtctttaatttaaaaaaaaaaatttccaagaaGTGCATCAATAGTCTCTAaacttttctaaaatttcattttaccCACTTTACCATTTTTTAAAGGCAAtgtgacaaaaatacccctataAATATAATGTGCCGCTCATGTACATTAAACTCCATCACTTTgaaccaagaaaataaataaaatggcccaaTTGAATACTTTTAAGTACGTTTGGTTCTACAGAATTAGAATTGAATTAGAATTGAAATTCTATAGAATTGGAATTCTATGAATTGGAATTCCAAGTCATTCCAATTCTTTCGTTTGGGAAATGCATGGAATTAATACATAATTTATTTGGAATTCCAAATCCTTTGTTTGCATGAGAGAAGAATTCATTACGAATTAGAATTGTTTTCatgaaacatttgcttacataaaatttttctttttttttctttttttatataataatttctttttttcttacatTTAGCTAATTTTTACTAAAGATTTAAAAGTAAAAACCAATTTGTGccattaataatttattttttcccaCTCTTATGTCAATTTCTTTGGTGAACATTTCCAGACTTAGGTTGTGCCAAGCACAGCATTAACGAGACGTGTCAATCTGACTGCCTTCTTTTGTTCAACGTATGGTATAGATATTGGCATCCAACCAAAACTGGACCTCACCCCCTTAAAAGTAAATCCCCAATGACACTAGCATATTTCTTAAAACATGGTAGAATACTGGACAGTGAATTAGTCACAAATTAACTCAAATAGTACGTTTgtaaaacaatttaattaacattctCAACAAATAAATTCAGTTTACTATTCGAATTCTGAATCTAACAGTTGATGGTGGAAAAGGGTGTGGAGAAAGGTGgaaggaccaaaaaaaaaaaaaaatccaacatGCCTGACTTATACTGGacaccattttttttattgcagaCTGCAGCagtaattcaaaaaaataaggATCCAATGGCTAGTAAAGGAGCCATTGACTGCATGAAAAAGACGAAGCACTGCAAAGCTTATTTTATCACCCTTTCAATACGTGTTGGTACTCATATGCATACTTACTACTGCTGCTATTTCTGCAGTCCAGCAGTGCACTACACCTCCTCTTCATGTAGGGCAGTGCAGCACTTAGAGGCACGCCACATCCACATATACTCATTCAAAGTTCAAACATCCACCTTGTCAATTGTTTTACAAACGTACTATTTGAGAAAGAATGCAAAGGTTCATGCAGCTAAAGGACAAGTCAGGGCATCAACACAGGCAGCTATGTTAATCTCAATATCTAAAATGCTAGTTCATCAGACAAAAGATCCAATGTTCCATTCTTATCATCTCAAAAGCAGATAGAAAATAGCTGAAATACTCCCTAGAATCTTTCTATAATCTTGTTTTGATCCATTACATAAAAAACAAAGAACTCATCAGAATTTAAAAAGTCATGGATACACAATGGAGTAGTAACAACTTCTACTTGCTCTACTTGGGCTTCCAGCAATCAGCTCAACTTTTTCTacaaaaacaacttcaactggagattaccaaaaaaaaaatcaattaccaATGTGCATCAATAGCCAATCCTTTTTTAAGTCATCTTGGAGACCAGAAAAAGTGTCATACTTTGTCCTGTCATTCATAAGTAAATCAATACccttcaaaaattgaaatctatcCAATTCAATTTTAGATAACTCGTCTTCCACCATTTTAGTTGTAACTTTTGAGCATTCTGAATTTAAGTACTTATCCAGTGAATCTGCCATTCGTCCCAACACTTTGTAAAGTACTTGAGAGCTAGTTAGTTTTCTCTTTGTGCCACGATCATTTGTTGAAGATGAAGCTTTTGATTTTGACCGTTGTCGAGCTAGCAGTGCATTCATAACTTCATCTTCTAAAGATCGTGAATCAGTCTCAAATGATTCCTCTACATTAGCAGACTCTTCAACTTCAGCTTCAGTATTAGCCTCAAAAACAGTTTGGGCACCCTCTCCATTTGCACGATCTTGTGAAAACAGTGTACAGATGTCCTCCCAATTTTCAACCACAATTTTTTTTCTGTAAGGA
Above is a genomic segment from Coffea eugenioides isolate CCC68of chromosome 5, Ceug_1.0, whole genome shotgun sequence containing:
- the LOC113771210 gene encoding uncharacterized protein LOC113771210, coding for MASEATSQSKGKGKGYFTWTPEMDRVMGTCFIDQMNQGNKLDGKCAWKTVAYTAVMNALFDKLNISVTKANIISRFKTWEKHYDILYPLLQSCNSGSTIIWDYSRGRIDVRDEDVWNARVSENPKILPYRKKIVVENWEDICTLFSQDRANGEGAQTVFEANTEAEVEESANVEESFETDSRSLEDEVMNALLARQRSKSKASSSTNDRGTKRKLTSSQVLYKVLGRMADSLDKYLNSECSKVTTKMVEDELSKIELDRFQFLKGIDLLMNDRTKYDTFSGLQDDLKKDWLLMHIGN